A genomic window from Salvelinus namaycush isolate Seneca chromosome 21, SaNama_1.0, whole genome shotgun sequence includes:
- the ccnb3 gene encoding G2/mitotic-specific cyclin-B3, translating to MPFPRGKKPSVTAGSKIPKLLGKGMENQEEGPQVKRSSSSPQGAPKKRTAFVDITNAHKVHISLPGTKKTSLKKTQKKKATTSVSDKNEANLKKSESVSSESPEEKQRGVEESPVEELVVVEAVPPRELPPHLRRPQIPEEFDIDAQHQDDATLTAQYAKEIFDYLKAREEKFILSDYMSIQPSLNAGMRAILVDWLVEVQENFELNHETLYLAVKVTDHFLSTAPVIRENLQLIGSTAMLIASKFEERCPPCVDDFLYVCDDAYKREEVIAMETSILQALGFDINIPIPYRFLRRYAKCVSASMETLTLARYVCELSLQEMDLVPERGSLLASACLLLALVTKELGGWTPILVFHSGYGVSELVPVVRRLHSMLTSPPDDKLLAVRSKYSHKVFFEVATIPTVDLETLERALK from the exons GCAAAGGGATGGAGAATCAG GAGGAAGGCCCCCAGGTCAAGAGGTCGTCCTCCTCTCCCCAAGGAGCCCCTAAGAAGAGGACAGCCTTCGTAGACATCACCAAT GCACACAAGGTTCACATCAGCCTTCCAGGTACCAAGAAGACCTCCCTTAAGAAGACGCAGAAGAAGAAGGCCACCACCTCGGTGTCAGACAAGAATGAAGCCAACCTTAAAAA GTCTGAATCAGTGAGCTCAGAGAGTCCGGAGGAGAAACagaggggggtggaggagagCCCAGTTGAAGAGCTTGTGGTGGTGGAGGCTGTTCCACCTAGGGAGTTGCCCCCCCACCTCCGGAGACCACAG ATCCCTGAGGAGTTTGATATAGACGCCCAGCACCAGGACGACGCCACTCTGACTGCTCAGTACGCCAAGGAAATATTTGATTATCTCAAGGCCAGAGAGGAGAAGTTCATCCTGTCTGACTATATGTCCATCCAGCCCAGTCTGAACGCTGGGATGAGGGCCATCCTGGTGGACTGGCTGGTCGAGGTGCAG GAGAACTTTGAGCTGAACCATGAGACTCTGTACCTGGCTGTGAAGGTGACAGACCACTTCCTGTCCACTGCTCCGGTCATCAGAGAGAATCTACAGCTTATAGGTTCTACAGCCATGCTCATAGCATccaagtttgag gaGCGCTGTCCGCCCTGCGTGGACGACTTCCTGTACGTCTGTGACGATGCGTACAAGAGGGAGGAGGTTATTGCTATGGAGACGAGCATCCTGCAGGCGCTGGGGTTCGACATCAACATCCCCATCCCCTATCGCTTCCTCAGGCGATATGCCAAG tgtgtgaGTGCCAGTATGGAAACTCTAACCCTGGCCCGGTATGTGTGTGAGCTGAGTCTTCAGGAGATGGATCTGGTCCCAGAGAGAGGATCATTACTGGCCTCAGCCTGTCTGCTGCTGGCTCTAGTCACCAAGGAGCTGGGAGGATGG ACCCCCATCCTGGTTTTCCACTCTGGGTACGGTGTGTCAGAGCTGGTACCTGTTGTCCGGAGGCTCCATTCCATGCTCACCTCCCCGCCAGACGACAAACTCCTGGCCGTCCGGAGCAAGTACTCTCACAA GGTATTCTTTGAAGTCGCGACAATTCCGACGGTGGACCTGGAGACGTTGGAGAGGGCGTTGAAGTGA